A genomic segment from Leptolyngbya boryana PCC 6306 encodes:
- a CDS encoding KH domain-containing protein, with the protein MKPVTPDYAGLIRFLVEPFLETPDALKIDCEVLANRSRIWIRLAFEGTDKGRVFGRGGRNVQAIRTTIEGVAKAAGQTVNLDVYGSGREDSEDRPPRRDRPQGRPTPRTDAPKRPTREN; encoded by the coding sequence GTGAAACCTGTGACTCCAGATTATGCCGGACTGATCCGGTTTCTTGTTGAACCTTTTCTCGAAACGCCAGATGCGCTGAAAATCGACTGTGAGGTGCTCGCCAATCGATCGCGGATTTGGATTCGTTTAGCGTTTGAAGGCACGGACAAAGGACGTGTCTTTGGTCGAGGTGGACGAAATGTGCAGGCAATTCGGACTACGATCGAGGGTGTTGCGAAGGCGGCAGGACAGACGGTAAATCTGGATGTTTACGGGAGCGGTCGAGAAGATTCTGAGGATCGCCCTCCCAGACGCGATCGTCCTCAAGGGCGACCGACTCCCCGCACTGATGCTCCCAAACGACCCACGCGAGAAAATTAA
- the rpsP gene encoding 30S ribosomal protein S16, producing the protein MTIPGSVAIPPYHVETIRKESSVLVMLKLRLKRFGKKREASYRIVVAQSTTRRDGRPLAEVGFYNPRSDEVRLDVPKILDWMKKGAQPTDTVRDILFKNNVLEQLKAE; encoded by the coding sequence ATGACTATTCCGGGAAGTGTGGCAATTCCGCCATATCACGTTGAAACTATCAGAAAGGAGTCCTCGGTTCTAGTTATGCTCAAATTGAGATTAAAGCGCTTTGGTAAAAAGCGTGAAGCCAGCTATCGGATTGTTGTTGCTCAAAGTACCACTCGTCGCGATGGTCGCCCCTTGGCAGAAGTTGGATTTTATAATCCCAGATCAGATGAAGTCCGTTTAGATGTTCCGAAGATCTTGGATTGGATGAAGAAAGGCGCGCAGCCGACGGATACTGTTCGCGATATCCTCTTCAAAAACAATGTACTTGAGCAATTGAAAGCTGAGTAA
- a CDS encoding type II toxin-antitoxin system PemK/MazF family toxin, translating to MPSTTTYEFGNVLLVPFPLSDQSTNKKRPAVVISSGAYHQAHPDLILIAVTSQISTPRFGDLIIQDWQSAGLLKASMIKPAITTIEQKLVIRKLGTLQSSDQQDLHQLLQTILGI from the coding sequence ATGCCGAGTACGACAACTTATGAATTCGGGAATGTTTTACTTGTTCCTTTTCCCCTCAGCGACCAATCCACAAACAAAAAGCGTCCTGCCGTTGTGATTAGTTCTGGAGCGTATCATCAAGCTCATCCAGATCTAATTCTCATTGCAGTGACCAGTCAAATTTCAACTCCCCGATTTGGAGACTTGATTATTCAAGATTGGCAGTCCGCAGGCTTGTTAAAAGCCTCAATGATTAAACCTGCGATTACAACGATCGAACAAAAATTAGTGATTCGTAAACTCGGAACTTTGCAATCTTCTGATCAGCAAGATCTGCATCAACTCTTACAAACAATCTTAGGAATTTAG
- the ffh gene encoding signal recognition particle protein — translation MFDALADRLEQAWKKVRGQDKISESNVKDALREVRRALLEADVNLQVVKDFVAEVEQNALGAEVIAGVRPDQQFIEIVYNELVKVMGDANVPLAEAETAPTIVLMAGLQGTGKTTATAKLALHLRKEDKKALLVATDVYRPAAIDQLIALGKQINIPVFDMGKDADPVEIARQGVEKARADGFDVVIVDTAGRLQIDESMMGELKRIKDTIEPHETLLVVDAMTGQEAANLTRTFHEQIGVTGAILTKMDGDTRGGAALSVRRISGQPIKFIGIGEKVDALQPFYPDRMASRILGMGDVLTLVEKAREEVDMAEAEKMQEKILSAKFDFSDFLKQTRLLKNMGSLGGVMKLIPGMGKMVNEEQLAKGEEQLKKAEAMIGSMTVEERKNPDLLANSPSRRKRIAKGSGHSDKEVSELVTNFQRMRSLMQQMGSGQMGFPGMGPMGGMPNPFGGGNPFGGTGGGMRPPQPGFRGYQGGGGKKKKGGKDKKKKGFGNL, via the coding sequence ATGTTTGACGCTCTTGCCGATCGCTTAGAACAAGCCTGGAAAAAAGTTCGCGGTCAAGACAAAATCTCTGAATCGAATGTCAAAGACGCGCTGCGGGAAGTTCGGCGCGCGCTCCTTGAAGCAGATGTGAATCTGCAAGTCGTGAAAGATTTTGTCGCAGAAGTTGAACAGAATGCACTCGGTGCAGAAGTCATTGCAGGCGTTCGTCCCGACCAGCAGTTCATCGAAATCGTCTATAACGAACTGGTCAAAGTGATGGGCGATGCCAATGTGCCCCTCGCTGAAGCAGAAACCGCTCCGACGATCGTACTCATGGCGGGTTTGCAAGGGACAGGTAAAACGACTGCAACCGCAAAACTGGCGCTGCATTTAAGAAAAGAAGATAAAAAAGCATTGTTAGTCGCAACCGACGTTTACCGACCTGCTGCGATCGACCAATTAATCGCACTCGGTAAGCAAATTAATATCCCCGTATTTGACATGGGGAAAGATGCCGACCCCGTAGAAATCGCACGTCAAGGGGTTGAAAAAGCGAGAGCCGATGGATTTGATGTCGTGATCGTTGATACTGCCGGACGTTTGCAGATTGACGAATCCATGATGGGCGAATTGAAGCGGATCAAAGACACGATCGAGCCGCATGAAACCCTGCTGGTCGTCGATGCGATGACGGGTCAAGAAGCTGCTAACCTGACTCGCACCTTCCATGAGCAAATCGGCGTAACGGGTGCAATCCTTACCAAAATGGATGGCGATACTCGCGGGGGTGCGGCACTCTCGGTACGGCGAATTTCTGGACAGCCGATCAAATTCATCGGGATCGGTGAGAAAGTTGACGCATTACAGCCGTTTTATCCTGACCGGATGGCTTCACGGATTTTGGGCATGGGCGATGTCCTGACCCTCGTTGAGAAAGCGCGGGAAGAAGTGGACATGGCAGAAGCCGAAAAAATGCAGGAGAAGATTCTATCTGCAAAATTCGATTTCTCTGACTTCCTCAAGCAAACTCGCCTGCTGAAGAACATGGGATCGCTCGGCGGTGTCATGAAGCTGATTCCTGGCATGGGCAAGATGGTGAACGAAGAACAGCTTGCCAAAGGTGAAGAACAACTGAAAAAAGCCGAAGCGATGATCGGCTCCATGACGGTCGAGGAACGGAAAAATCCCGATCTGCTTGCCAATTCTCCTAGTCGTCGGAAACGGATTGCCAAGGGTTCCGGACATTCTGACAAGGAAGTCAGCGAATTGGTGACGAATTTCCAAAGAATGCGATCGCTGATGCAACAAATGGGTTCAGGTCAGATGGGTTTTCCTGGAATGGGTCCGATGGGTGGAATGCCCAATCCATTTGGGGGTGGAAATCCATTTGGCGGAACGGGTGGTGGAATGCGTCCACCCCAGCCTGGATTTAGAGGCTATCAAGGCGGAGGCGGGAAGAAGAAAAAAGGCGGCAAAGATAAGAAGAAAAAAGGCTTCGGCAATCTGTAG
- a CDS encoding DUF2252 domain-containing protein, whose amino-acid sequence MSNQTVVDRIHEFNQGRDPELLKLKYQTMAKNAFSFLRGTCHLFYQDLPVEGIFASAPPVWSCGDLHLQNFGSFKGDDRLVYFDVNDFDEALLAPCTWDVVRFLTSVIVGAHTLNIDDETAIALCRCFLETYIKELLTGKDRTVHGEVSTGLVRELLLGLKTRKRKDFLDERTELKSKVRSLKLIEGKTKPATESERERVIEAIAESTQTYPEPEFYTILDVMHRIAGTGSLGLERYVILVEGNGSPNQNYLLDLKLSRSSSLQAYTPCLQPDWNSEADRIVAIQNRFQESPPALLHGLTIAEKSYVLRELQPTADRVDLDKSNGKIKRLKKVIKTMAEVTAWGQMRSTGRQKSAIADDLIAFAETASVWHDSVLDYARSYAVQVERDYAEFKAQVNEG is encoded by the coding sequence ATGTCAAATCAAACTGTTGTCGATCGCATTCATGAGTTTAATCAGGGGCGCGATCCTGAACTGCTGAAACTCAAATATCAAACGATGGCAAAAAATGCGTTTTCGTTTTTGCGAGGAACTTGTCATCTGTTTTATCAGGATTTACCAGTTGAAGGCATTTTTGCCTCTGCACCGCCTGTTTGGAGTTGTGGCGATCTGCATTTACAGAATTTTGGCAGCTTCAAGGGAGACGATCGCTTAGTTTATTTTGATGTCAATGATTTTGATGAAGCGCTCTTAGCCCCTTGTACTTGGGATGTTGTGCGGTTTTTAACGAGTGTGATTGTTGGCGCTCATACGCTCAATATTGACGATGAAACAGCGATCGCACTTTGCCGTTGCTTCCTCGAAACTTATATCAAAGAACTCTTGACCGGAAAAGATCGAACTGTTCATGGTGAAGTGTCAACCGGGTTAGTTCGGGAATTGTTACTAGGATTGAAAACGCGGAAACGCAAAGACTTTCTAGATGAACGAACGGAACTGAAATCAAAAGTGCGATCGCTCAAACTTATTGAAGGCAAAACGAAACCCGCGACAGAATCCGAGCGCGAAAGGGTAATAGAAGCGATCGCAGAAAGCACTCAAACATATCCAGAACCAGAGTTTTACACAATTCTCGATGTGATGCATCGAATTGCAGGAACCGGAAGTTTGGGACTCGAACGCTATGTGATCTTAGTCGAAGGCAATGGCTCACCGAATCAGAACTATCTATTAGATCTCAAGCTATCTCGATCGTCTTCCTTGCAAGCATATACTCCGTGCCTACAGCCTGATTGGAACAGTGAAGCAGATCGCATTGTTGCCATTCAAAATCGATTTCAAGAATCTCCGCCAGCCTTGTTACATGGATTAACCATTGCAGAAAAATCTTACGTCTTACGCGAACTTCAACCGACTGCCGATCGCGTTGACCTCGATAAAAGCAATGGCAAAATAAAGCGATTGAAAAAAGTGATCAAAACCATGGCAGAAGTCACAGCTTGGGGACAAATGCGTAGTACAGGGCGACAAAAATCAGCGATCGCAGATGATCTCATCGCATTCGCTGAAACTGCTTCGGTCTGGCACGATTCTGTACTTGACTATGCTCGATCGTATGCCGTACAAGTTGAGCGAGACTACGCAGAATTCAAAGCACAGGTCAATGAAGGCTAA